In one window of Candidatus Hinthialibacter antarcticus DNA:
- a CDS encoding LytTR family DNA-binding domain-containing protein — MKTQSAQYSGNHYKALIVDDEALARRTILTSLKAFPEVKVAAECSNGMEATEAILQHKPSLVFLDIQMPVMDGLEVINAIGAAEMPFVIFVTAYDQYAIEAFEKHAFDYLLKPYPPKRFNSALKRVLGFIEKQQEGAQSDRLLQVMQEIQLTPKHITRLAIRTTSRIFFLQVSEIDWVEAAGNYVEVHTNNEAHLLRETMTNLEAKLDPQSFLRIHRSAIINIDHIQEIQPDGHDYIVVLRDGKKLGMGRKYKEKLNRAIQSQF; from the coding sequence ATGAAAACTCAATCCGCACAGTATTCTGGCAACCACTATAAAGCCCTGATCGTTGATGATGAAGCGCTGGCGCGCCGGACGATTCTCACTTCGCTCAAAGCGTTCCCTGAAGTTAAGGTCGCGGCGGAATGTTCAAACGGGATGGAAGCGACCGAAGCCATTTTGCAACATAAGCCGTCGCTGGTTTTTTTAGACATTCAAATGCCGGTGATGGACGGCCTTGAAGTGATTAACGCCATTGGCGCGGCGGAGATGCCCTTCGTTATTTTCGTCACCGCGTATGACCAATACGCTATTGAAGCGTTTGAAAAACACGCGTTTGATTATTTATTGAAGCCATACCCGCCCAAGCGCTTCAACAGCGCGTTAAAGCGAGTTCTTGGTTTTATTGAAAAGCAGCAAGAAGGCGCACAATCAGACAGGCTGCTGCAAGTGATGCAAGAGATACAACTCACCCCTAAGCACATCACGCGCTTGGCGATTCGGACGACGTCACGCATCTTTTTTCTACAAGTCAGTGAAATCGACTGGGTCGAAGCGGCGGGAAACTATGTCGAAGTGCACACCAACAATGAGGCGCATCTATTACGTGAAACCATGACGAACCTTGAAGCCAAACTCGACCCGCAATCGTTTTTGCGCATTCACCGGTCAGCGATTATCAACATTGACCATATTCAAGAAATCCAACCCGACGGGCATGACTACATCGTGGTGTTACGCGACGGCAAAAAACTGGGCATGGGCCGAAAGTATAAAGAGAAACTTAACCGGGCCATCCAATCTCAATTTTAA
- a CDS encoding histidine kinase translates to MNRPRNSVLYNTIVVVIFFTLIACATTTMEAFRDSFYGKTPNVLQDFWFSFLGWNSWALTVPVAVWLINTQFSFQKKIGKCIFVILIAATVVVVIKSLLFEYIFNLGRTDWRRIDTFQELVVRAIFSPRLFIEYMIFGFILAFVFSLQYYHVLREREIHSSQLETQLAQAHLNSLQMQLQPHFLFNTLNSISSLLREQVKPEQLQDNMSAADNMITNLSEMFRHTLKSHDQHEAPLRDEFLFLDNYLAIQTIRFSDRLRVEKAIDPKLDSALTPTFLLQPIVENAIRHGISKEADGGVIRIRAQRNGDEIEFVIQDSGSCSLDELQSSEGVGLTNTRKRLQFLYGESHSFQMNKNADGETEIMIRIPYHTEPIQTSNNHEPAH, encoded by the coding sequence ATGAACCGCCCCCGCAACAGCGTTCTGTACAACACCATCGTTGTTGTGATTTTTTTCACGCTGATCGCCTGCGCCACCACAACGATGGAGGCGTTTCGCGATAGTTTTTACGGCAAAACTCCGAATGTATTGCAAGATTTTTGGTTTAGTTTTTTGGGGTGGAACTCCTGGGCGCTCACCGTCCCGGTTGCGGTCTGGTTGATCAATACTCAATTTTCATTTCAAAAAAAAATAGGGAAATGCATCTTTGTGATTTTGATTGCCGCAACGGTCGTTGTTGTGATTAAGTCATTGCTTTTCGAATATATTTTCAATCTTGGCCGCACCGATTGGCGCAGGATTGACACCTTCCAAGAGTTGGTTGTCCGCGCAATTTTTTCGCCCCGGCTGTTTATTGAATATATGATTTTTGGCTTCATCCTCGCGTTTGTTTTTTCGTTGCAGTATTACCATGTTCTGCGGGAAAGAGAGATACACTCCAGCCAGTTAGAGACGCAGCTGGCGCAGGCCCATCTCAATTCGCTGCAAATGCAATTGCAGCCTCATTTTTTGTTTAACACGCTCAACTCAATCTCGTCGCTGCTGCGCGAACAGGTCAAACCGGAACAGTTGCAAGACAACATGAGCGCCGCCGACAATATGATAACAAATTTAAGCGAAATGTTCCGGCATACGCTGAAATCTCACGACCAACACGAAGCGCCGCTGCGCGATGAGTTTTTATTTCTCGACAATTATCTTGCCATTCAAACCATTCGTTTCTCGGACCGGCTTCGGGTGGAAAAAGCGATTGACCCCAAATTAGATTCTGCGCTAACGCCAACATTCTTATTGCAGCCCATCGTTGAAAACGCCATCCGGCACGGCATTTCAAAAGAAGCAGACGGGGGCGTCATCCGTATTCGGGCGCAGCGCAACGGCGATGAAATTGAGTTTGTGATTCAAGACAGTGGTTCATGCTCGCTGGATGAATTACAATCGAGCGAAGGCGTCGGGCTGACGAACACCCGAAAGCGCCTGCAATTTTTATATGGCGAATCGCATTCGTTTCAAATGAACAAAAACGCAGACGGCGAAACGGAAATCATGATTCGGATTCCCTACCACACCGAACCCATACAAACATCAAACAACCATGAACCAGCCCATTAG